In Diceros bicornis minor isolate mBicDic1 chromosome 23, mDicBic1.mat.cur, whole genome shotgun sequence, a single genomic region encodes these proteins:
- the LOC131420652 gene encoding trace amine-associated receptor 9 — protein MVNTFSQAEAVQLCYENVNGSCVKTPYSPGPRAILYAVLGLGAVLAVFGNLLVIIAILHFKQLHTPTNFLLASLACADFLVGVTVMPFSTVRSVESCWYFGDSYCKFHTCFDASFCFASLFHLCCISIDRYIAVTDPLTYPRKFTVSASGICIVLSWFFSVTYSFSIFYTGANEEGIEELVVALTCVGGCQAPLNQNWVLLCFLLFFIPTVAMVSIYGKIFLVAKHQARKIESTVSQAQSSSESYKERVTKRERKAARTLGIATAAFLVSWLPYIIDAVIDAYMNFITPPYVYEILVWCVYYNSAVNPLICAFFYPWFRKAIKLTVSGKVLRSDSSVINLFSEEADID, from the coding sequence ATGGTGAACACTTTCTCCCAAGCTGAAGCCGTGCAGCTCTGCTATGAGAACGTGAACGGATCCTGCGTGAAAACGCCTTACTCGCCAGGTCCCCGAGCAATTCTGTATGCAGTCCTTGGTTTGGGGGCCGTGCTGGCTGTGTTTGGAAATTTGCTGGTCATTATTGCTATCCTGCACTTCAAACAACTGCACACACCTACCAACTTCCTGCTGGCGTCCCTGGCCTGCGCTGACTTCTTGGTGGGCGTGACTGTGATGCCCTTCAGCACCGTGAGGTCCGTGGAGAGCTGCTGGTACTTTGGGGACAGTTACTGTAAATTTCATACGTGTTTCGATGCTTCCTTCTGTTTtgcttctttatttcatttatgctGTATCTCTATTGATAGATACATTGCTGTTACTGATCCTCTGACCTATCCAAGGAAGTTTACTGTCTCGGCGTCAGGAATATGCATTGTTCTTTCTTGGTTCTTTTCTGTCACGTACAGTTTTTCTATCTTTTACACTGGGGCCAATGAAGAAGGCATCGAGGAACTAGTAGTTGCTCTCACCTGTGTGGGAGGCTGTCAGGCTCCACTGAATCAAAATTGGGTTCTACTttgtttccttctattctttATACCCACTGTTGCCATGGTGTCTATATACGGTAAGATATTTTTGGTGGCTAAACACCAGGCTAGGAAGATAGAAAGTACAGTCAGCCAAGCCCAGTCCTCCTCAGAGAGTTACAAGGAAAGGgtcacaaaaagagagagaaaagctgcTAGGACGCTGGGTATTGCTACGGCAGCGTTTCTTGTCTCTTGGCTACCGTACATTATTGATGCCGTGATTGATGCTTATATGAATTTTATAACTCCTCCTTATGTTTATGAGATTTTAGTGTGGTGTGTTTATTATAATTCAGCTGTGAACCCTTTGATATGTGCTTTCTTTTACCCATGGTTTCGGAAGGCAATAAAACTTACCGTAAGTGGTAAAGTCTTAAGGAGTGATTCATCAgtgattaatttattttctgaggAAGCAGATATAGATTGA